In Tumebacillus amylolyticus, a single window of DNA contains:
- the truB gene encoding tRNA pseudouridine(55) synthase TruB produces the protein MMNGILVVNKPAGLTSQQVVGRARRILGMKKIGHTGTLDPDVTGVLPLCLGTATRVAEYLLDQAKAYRGEVTFGWSSTTQDASGEVVEQVEEVHLTEEAVRAAFDSFIGTISQIPPAYSAIKIDGKRAYDLARQGEDVEIPARNVTIYKLEIHELELDMPHPKVRFTVECSKGTYVRTLCHDLGQKLGVPAHMSHLVRTRSGPFTLEQAMTLEEIEAAVGDGTIEQRLQPLGAAIPHMTVHVVPEVLERRVHNGRDFTIKKVLPDVEVGSLIRMETRGGQLLALYRVESFADGETHTLPEKVFKEQ, from the coding sequence ATGATGAACGGAATTCTCGTTGTGAACAAACCGGCGGGTCTGACTTCCCAGCAAGTGGTGGGTCGCGCCCGCCGAATTCTCGGCATGAAAAAAATCGGCCATACCGGCACGCTCGATCCGGACGTCACCGGCGTTCTCCCGCTGTGCCTCGGCACCGCCACCCGCGTCGCAGAATACCTGCTTGATCAGGCCAAAGCGTACCGGGGCGAAGTGACATTCGGCTGGTCCTCGACCACGCAGGATGCATCCGGTGAAGTCGTGGAACAGGTGGAGGAAGTTCATCTGACCGAAGAAGCGGTGCGTGCAGCGTTCGACAGTTTCATCGGCACGATCTCCCAGATTCCGCCGGCTTACTCCGCGATCAAGATCGACGGCAAGCGTGCCTACGATCTGGCGAGGCAGGGAGAGGACGTCGAAATTCCGGCGCGCAACGTGACGATCTACAAGTTGGAGATTCACGAGTTGGAACTCGACATGCCGCACCCCAAGGTGCGTTTCACCGTCGAGTGCTCCAAGGGCACGTACGTTCGTACGCTCTGCCACGACCTCGGACAGAAGCTCGGCGTTCCTGCGCACATGTCCCACCTCGTGCGCACACGCTCCGGCCCTTTTACGCTGGAACAAGCGATGACGCTGGAAGAGATCGAAGCAGCCGTAGGGGATGGAACGATTGAACAGCGCCTGCAACCGCTCGGCGCCGCCATCCCGCACATGACGGTACACGTTGTACCGGAAGTGTTGGAACGTCGTGTACACAACGGTCGTGATTTCACGATCAAAAAAGTTTTGCCGGATGTAGAAGTCGGCTCGCTGATTCGCATGGAGACACGAGGCGGGCAGTTGCTCGCTCTGTATCGTGTAGAGTCCTTTGCGGACGGGGAGACGCATACACTGCCGGAGAAGGTGTTCAAAGAGCAGTAA
- a CDS encoding bifunctional riboflavin kinase/FAD synthetase — translation MEILKINGLPEGRAERPSVMALGNFDGLHIGHQQLICRAKELADASGLPASVLTFDPHPRVVLGRGHYNNLLTPFEEKMRVLEGLGVQTTYVVDFTTEFSTLTAEEFVFRFLAALNPQTVVVGFDYAFGRGGQADASLLKKLAEQIGIYVEIVGAVNRYGEKVSSTLIREKLSYGDMRLVHELLGRPYGVGGQVVHGEKRGRLLGFPTANIELSESYSLPKNGVYLVRVLIGGDYGGVWHAGVMNIGTKPTFHDQAHRSLEAHLFHFDGDIYGQPVYVEVLDFLRDEKKFFSIDELIAQIGADVQEAQARLAQYST, via the coding sequence ATGGAGATCCTGAAGATCAACGGTCTTCCGGAAGGTCGTGCCGAACGGCCGTCGGTGATGGCGCTCGGCAATTTTGACGGCTTGCATATCGGGCACCAACAACTGATTTGTCGGGCCAAGGAATTGGCGGATGCGTCCGGTTTGCCGGCGAGCGTTTTGACGTTCGACCCGCATCCACGCGTCGTGTTGGGTCGCGGCCACTACAACAACTTGCTGACTCCGTTTGAGGAGAAGATGCGGGTCCTGGAGGGGCTCGGTGTGCAGACCACGTATGTGGTGGATTTCACAACCGAGTTTTCCACGTTGACGGCGGAGGAGTTTGTATTCCGTTTCTTGGCGGCGTTGAACCCGCAGACCGTGGTAGTCGGGTTTGATTACGCGTTTGGACGCGGCGGGCAAGCGGATGCGTCTCTTTTGAAAAAACTCGCGGAGCAGATCGGCATCTACGTCGAAATCGTCGGCGCGGTCAACCGCTACGGGGAGAAAGTCAGTTCGACTCTGATCCGCGAGAAACTGAGCTACGGCGACATGCGGCTGGTTCACGAATTGCTCGGCCGTCCGTATGGCGTCGGGGGTCAGGTTGTACACGGGGAGAAGCGCGGGCGATTGCTCGGCTTCCCCACTGCGAACATCGAATTGTCCGAATCGTACTCGCTTCCGAAAAACGGCGTCTACTTGGTCCGTGTGCTCATCGGCGGCGACTATGGCGGCGTATGGCACGCCGGTGTGATGAACATCGGCACGAAGCCCACGTTCCACGATCAAGCGCATCGGTCGCTGGAAGCGCATCTGTTCCACTTCGACGGCGACATTTACGGTCAGCCCGTCTATGTGGAAGTGCTCGACTTCCTGCGCGATGAGAAAAAGTTTTTCTCCATCGACGAACTGATCGCCCAGATCGGGGCCGACGTGCAAGAAGCGCAAGCGAGGCTGGCGCAATACTCGACCTGA
- the rpsO gene encoding 30S ribosomal protein S15, producing MALSQDAKKTLIENFQVHETDTGSPEVQIAILTNKINYLNDHLRTHKKDHHSRRGLLKMVGHRRNLLNYLRKSDVNRYRETVAKLGLRK from the coding sequence ATGGCATTGTCTCAAGACGCGAAAAAAACACTGATCGAAAACTTCCAAGTACACGAAACCGATACGGGTTCCCCGGAAGTGCAAATCGCAATCCTGACCAACAAAATCAACTACCTGAACGACCACCTGCGCACGCATAAGAAAGACCACCACTCCCGTCGTGGCCTTCTGAAAATGGTCGGTCATCGCCGTAACCTGTTGAACTACCTCCGCAAGTCGGATGTAAACCGTTACCGCGAAACCGTTGCGAAACTGGGTCTGCGTAAGTAA
- the pnp gene encoding polyribonucleotide nucleotidyltransferase, with protein MHTMHKVFTTTLGGRTLSIEIGKVAKQASGSCLVRYGDTVVLSTVTASKEPKDLDFFPLTVNYEERLYSVGKIPGGFIKREGRPSEKAILASRLIDRPIRPLFPDGFRNDIQVMDIVMSVDQDCAPEIVAMIGTSVSLMTSNVPFEGPIAGVIIGRIDGELIVNPTVEQAALSDMHLVVAGTKHAINMVEAGAKEVTEADMIEAIMFGHDRIKELVEFQEQIVAELQPEKMEVVLRAVDAEINEKVRALATDKLKEAIRTFDKHEREQNISSVKDEVKAAMLEELGEEAFGTHAKDIGEVLYDIVKEQVRYAIVHEGVRPDGRKIDEVRPISTEVGILPRVHGSGLFTRGQTQVLSVCTLGVLGDAQEIDGIGLEEEKRFMHHYNFPPFSVGEARPLRAPSRRDIGHGALGERAMEPVIPDKEEFPYTIRLVSEVLESNGSSSQASICGSILAMMDAGVPIKAPVSGVAMGLIADGDKMAVLTDIQGMEDHLGDMDFKVAGTEKGITALQMDIKIKGINREVLETAMEQAHRGRAHILAKMMEALAQPREDLSPYAPRIITLRINPDKIRDVIGPGGRVINKIIDETGVKIDIEQDGRVFIAATNGEAGAKAKAIIEGIVKEVEAGVTYNGKVTRVEKYGAFVEVLPGKEGLVHISQLGEERVANTEDVVKVGDMLLVKCTEIDPQGRVNLSHKEALRELKGLPPSPPSETRPPRRENREGDRGPRGGGDRGGDRRPYNGDRPRQETKQ; from the coding sequence TTGCATACCATGCACAAAGTCTTTACGACAACGCTTGGCGGTCGCACGCTGAGCATCGAGATTGGTAAAGTTGCGAAGCAAGCCAGTGGCTCTTGCCTCGTTCGCTACGGCGATACGGTTGTTCTGTCGACCGTTACAGCATCGAAAGAACCGAAGGACCTCGATTTCTTCCCGCTGACGGTCAACTACGAAGAGCGTCTCTACTCGGTCGGTAAAATTCCGGGTGGCTTCATCAAGCGTGAAGGTCGTCCGTCCGAAAAAGCGATCTTGGCGTCCCGCCTGATCGACCGCCCGATTCGCCCGTTGTTCCCGGATGGGTTCCGCAACGACATTCAAGTCATGGACATCGTCATGTCGGTGGACCAAGACTGCGCACCGGAAATCGTTGCGATGATCGGTACATCCGTTTCTCTGATGACCTCCAACGTTCCGTTTGAAGGTCCGATTGCAGGCGTCATCATCGGTCGCATCGACGGCGAACTGATCGTCAACCCGACCGTCGAACAAGCGGCACTGTCGGACATGCATCTCGTAGTAGCAGGGACCAAGCATGCGATCAACATGGTCGAAGCGGGTGCCAAGGAAGTTACGGAAGCAGACATGATCGAAGCGATCATGTTCGGCCACGACCGCATCAAGGAACTGGTCGAGTTCCAAGAGCAGATCGTCGCAGAACTGCAACCGGAGAAAATGGAAGTCGTTCTCCGCGCAGTCGATGCAGAGATCAACGAAAAAGTCCGCGCTCTGGCAACGGACAAGCTCAAGGAAGCGATTCGCACTTTCGACAAGCACGAGCGTGAACAAAACATCTCGTCCGTGAAGGATGAAGTGAAAGCTGCAATGCTCGAAGAGCTTGGCGAGGAAGCCTTTGGCACGCACGCCAAGGACATCGGCGAAGTTCTCTACGACATCGTGAAGGAACAAGTTCGTTACGCAATCGTACACGAAGGCGTTCGTCCGGACGGCCGCAAGATCGACGAAGTTCGTCCGATCTCGACCGAAGTCGGCATCCTCCCGCGCGTTCACGGTTCCGGCCTGTTCACCCGCGGTCAAACGCAAGTGCTCTCCGTCTGTACCCTCGGCGTCCTCGGCGATGCACAGGAAATCGACGGCATCGGCCTCGAAGAAGAGAAGCGCTTCATGCACCATTACAACTTCCCGCCGTTCTCCGTCGGCGAAGCTCGCCCGTTGCGCGCTCCGTCTCGCCGCGACATCGGTCACGGCGCTCTCGGCGAACGTGCGATGGAACCGGTGATCCCGGACAAAGAAGAATTCCCGTACACCATCCGTCTCGTTTCCGAAGTTCTCGAATCGAACGGTTCCTCTTCGCAAGCGTCGATCTGCGGCTCCATCCTCGCGATGATGGACGCAGGCGTGCCGATCAAAGCTCCGGTGTCCGGCGTTGCGATGGGTCTGATTGCCGACGGCGACAAAATGGCCGTCCTCACCGACATCCAAGGCATGGAAGACCATCTCGGCGACATGGACTTCAAAGTTGCGGGCACCGAGAAGGGCATCACCGCGCTGCAAATGGACATCAAGATCAAGGGCATCAACCGCGAAGTCCTTGAAACGGCGATGGAGCAGGCTCACCGCGGCCGCGCACACATCCTCGCCAAGATGATGGAAGCACTCGCGCAACCGCGCGAAGATCTGTCCCCGTACGCACCGCGCATCATCACCCTGCGCATCAACCCGGACAAGATCCGCGACGTCATTGGACCGGGTGGTCGCGTGATCAACAAGATCATCGACGAAACCGGCGTCAAGATCGACATCGAGCAAGACGGCCGCGTCTTCATCGCTGCAACCAACGGTGAAGCGGGTGCCAAGGCGAAAGCGATCATCGAAGGCATCGTCAAGGAAGTCGAAGCCGGCGTCACCTACAACGGCAAAGTCACCCGCGTTGAGAAGTACGGCGCGTTCGTGGAAGTTCTGCCGGGCAAGGAAGGTCTCGTCCACATTTCGCAACTCGGCGAAGAGCGTGTCGCAAACACCGAAGACGTTGTCAAAGTCGGTGACATGCTGCTCGTCAAATGTACCGAGATCGACCCGCAAGGCCGCGTCAACCTCTCGCACAAAGAAGCACTCCGCGAGTTGAAAGGTCTCCCGCCGTCTCCTCCGTCGGAAACCCGCCCGCCGCGTCGTGAAAACCGCGAAGGCGACCGTGGTCCGCGTGGTGGTGGTGACCGTGGCGGCGACCGTCGTCCGTACAACGGCGACCGTCCGCGCCAAGAAACCAAGCAATAA
- a CDS encoding polysaccharide deacetylase family protein yields the protein MMKTKTTSTARRVQAGKLLAAAAVCLLLYSGLSDTLAINTYVRDLKGMAIPVQSYNVQERAVALTFDVGTSDSEHVADVLNQLRAGRVHATFFLTGEWVEKNPRTAMEIVRQGHEVGQSLYTYRKATDLSTADVQAELSKSDQAWKKAGLPDSTLFRIPFGESKGAVAKVIRERHEDLISWSVNAAPQTGQDPTAVWSGVENALQPGDILRLRTDSDTAARLPQLLKAVQGAGFHWRTCSDLQGEGERRS from the coding sequence ATGATGAAGACCAAAACGACCTCGACGGCGCGGCGGGTACAAGCCGGCAAACTGCTGGCCGCAGCGGCGGTGTGCCTGCTGCTGTACTCCGGCCTCAGCGACACGTTGGCGATCAATACATACGTACGTGACCTGAAAGGCATGGCAATTCCCGTCCAAAGCTACAACGTCCAAGAACGCGCAGTCGCGCTCACCTTCGATGTCGGCACATCCGACAGCGAACATGTAGCCGATGTCCTGAATCAACTGCGAGCCGGGCGCGTACACGCGACCTTTTTCCTAACGGGGGAGTGGGTGGAGAAAAACCCGCGCACGGCGATGGAGATCGTGCGCCAAGGCCATGAAGTCGGCCAATCCCTCTACACCTACCGCAAAGCCACCGATCTCTCCACAGCAGACGTTCAAGCGGAACTTAGCAAATCGGATCAAGCTTGGAAAAAAGCGGGCTTGCCCGACTCCACGCTGTTTCGCATCCCGTTTGGCGAATCCAAGGGAGCGGTCGCCAAAGTGATTCGCGAACGCCACGAAGACCTCATCTCTTGGTCGGTTAACGCGGCGCCGCAAACCGGGCAAGACCCGACCGCAGTCTGGAGCGGGGTCGAGAACGCCTTGCAACCGGGTGACATCTTGCGCCTGCGCACCGACTCCGACACGGCGGCCCGGCTGCCGCAACTCTTGAAGGCTGTGCAAGGAGCGGGCTTCCACTGGCGCACGTGCTCCGACCTGCAAGGGGAGGGGGAGCGACGCTCGTGA
- a CDS encoding polysaccharide deacetylase family protein — protein sequence MKKPISKPILSIKVKLPRGRLIAGAAAALLLAGGFFWSGQPEGFSTQPLAVVSAMAGSNQTESLQQRVQALAAQYDAKPIDAHNDRVWKGIPGLNGIKIDVDATVRKTEKVNDGRIQLVAEQIPPKVSLDDLGPVPIYRGNAEKKQMALMINVAWGTEYIEEILKTLDEYGVKATFFLDGSWTADNPAVAKEIVARGHEVGNHAYTHPDMSKLNAGSQQSQISRTNQAIQKATGVTPKLFGPPSGAYNDTTVKTAYGQKMRTILWTLDTIDWKKPPASDISNRVLSRAENGALVLMHPTAPTRDALRTILQGLQKKGYGLVTVSQLLDPVRPLPTP from the coding sequence GTGAAAAAACCGATCTCCAAGCCGATTCTCTCCATCAAAGTCAAACTTCCACGCGGCCGCTTGATCGCGGGGGCAGCCGCCGCGCTGCTGCTCGCCGGCGGCTTTTTTTGGAGCGGACAACCCGAGGGGTTTTCGACGCAACCGCTGGCTGTCGTGAGCGCCATGGCGGGCTCAAATCAAACCGAGTCGCTTCAACAACGCGTGCAGGCGCTTGCCGCGCAGTACGACGCCAAACCGATCGACGCACACAACGATCGAGTCTGGAAGGGCATCCCTGGACTGAACGGTATCAAAATCGACGTCGACGCAACCGTCCGCAAAACGGAAAAGGTCAACGACGGCCGCATCCAACTCGTCGCCGAGCAAATTCCCCCCAAAGTCTCGCTCGACGACCTCGGACCCGTGCCGATCTATCGGGGCAACGCAGAAAAAAAACAAATGGCACTTATGATAAACGTCGCTTGGGGGACAGAATATATAGAGGAGATTTTAAAAACGTTAGATGAGTACGGCGTGAAAGCGACGTTTTTCCTCGACGGCTCGTGGACGGCGGACAACCCCGCCGTCGCCAAAGAAATCGTCGCGCGCGGGCATGAAGTCGGAAACCATGCCTACACGCACCCGGACATGTCGAAATTGAACGCCGGCTCCCAACAAAGCCAGATCTCCCGCACCAACCAAGCCATCCAAAAAGCGACCGGGGTCACCCCGAAGCTGTTCGGCCCACCGTCCGGCGCGTACAACGACACCACGGTGAAAACGGCATACGGGCAGAAGATGCGCACGATCCTCTGGACGCTCGACACGATCGACTGGAAAAAACCGCCGGCCTCCGACATCTCAAACCGCGTGCTCAGCCGTGCGGAAAACGGAGCTCTCGTGCTCATGCATCCCACGGCACCGACACGTGACGCTCTGCGTACCATACTGCAAGGATTGCAGAAAAAAGGCTACGGACTCGTCACCGTCTCCCAACTGCTCGACCCGGTGCGACCGTTGCCGACACCGTAA
- a CDS encoding M16 family metallopeptidase translates to MIYREVLPNGIRVVIEEIPTVRSVSLGIWVGTGSREENPQNNGVTHFIEHMMFKGTDKLNARQIAELFDGIGGQVNAFTSKEYTCYYAKVLDEHFGLALSTLSDMLLNSKFAEEELVKERRVVVEEIKMYEDAPDELVHDLIAEVIFPTHPLGYNILGTEENLNAFTSKDLFGYMAEQYTTDNIVLAIAGNIKRDDVLKQAEQLFGGIKQSRRDRTLEKATFTAGQAIRHKATEQTHIVLGMPGFQYDHPMIYPCILFNNILGGTSSSRLFQEVREERGLAYSIYSYHTAYKDTGVFGLYCGTAPERAQTVLDLTGEIFETMVRQGVSQDELTKAKEQVKGSLMLSMESTSSRMSRLGKNELLGRHNTLDELVAKVQSVTLDQVHEAAKLMLGGSTSAMAAVGPNETLLGLHR, encoded by the coding sequence TTGATCTACCGTGAAGTACTCCCGAACGGAATCCGTGTGGTCATCGAAGAGATTCCAACCGTTCGTTCCGTGTCGCTCGGCATTTGGGTCGGCACAGGTTCCCGCGAGGAGAACCCTCAGAACAACGGCGTGACCCATTTTATCGAACATATGATGTTCAAAGGCACCGACAAGCTCAACGCGCGCCAAATCGCCGAGCTGTTTGACGGAATCGGCGGCCAAGTGAACGCTTTTACATCGAAGGAATACACCTGCTACTACGCTAAAGTTCTCGACGAGCACTTCGGTCTCGCGCTCTCGACGCTCTCCGACATGTTGTTGAACTCGAAATTTGCGGAGGAAGAACTCGTCAAGGAGCGCCGTGTCGTCGTTGAAGAGATCAAAATGTACGAAGACGCGCCCGACGAACTCGTCCACGACCTGATCGCGGAAGTGATTTTCCCCACGCATCCGCTCGGGTACAACATCCTCGGCACCGAGGAGAACTTGAACGCGTTCACCTCCAAGGACCTGTTCGGCTACATGGCGGAGCAGTACACGACCGACAACATCGTGCTCGCCATCGCGGGCAACATCAAGCGCGACGATGTGCTGAAGCAAGCGGAGCAGTTGTTTGGCGGCATCAAGCAATCCCGTCGCGACCGCACGCTTGAGAAAGCGACGTTCACGGCGGGGCAAGCGATCCGCCACAAAGCGACGGAGCAGACGCACATCGTGCTCGGGATGCCGGGCTTCCAGTACGACCACCCGATGATCTACCCGTGCATTCTCTTCAACAACATTCTCGGCGGCACCTCGTCGTCGCGTCTCTTCCAAGAAGTGCGGGAGGAGCGCGGGTTGGCGTACTCGATCTACTCCTACCACACCGCGTACAAAGACACCGGCGTGTTCGGTCTCTACTGCGGCACGGCACCGGAGCGCGCGCAGACCGTTCTCGATTTGACCGGCGAAATCTTCGAGACGATGGTGCGCCAAGGTGTGTCGCAGGACGAATTGACCAAAGCGAAGGAACAAGTCAAAGGTTCGCTGATGCTGTCGATGGAGAGCACATCGAGCCGCATGAGTCGCTTGGGCAAAAACGAACTGCTCGGCCGCCACAACACGCTCGACGAGCTGGTGGCGAAGGTGCAGTCCGTCACCCTCGACCAAGTTCACGAAGCAGCGAAATTGATGCTGGGCGGCTCCACGTCTGCGATGGCGGCTGTCGGCCCCAACGAGACGTTGCTCGGCTTGCATCGCTAA
- a CDS encoding YlmC/YmxH family sporulation protein — protein MRLSELAGKEMIDMQSGTKIGSLGGADLWVDEETGRIDSILLVPAGFFSKRREETVIPWDAIVKIGPDMIILDSESTPRVTRHNAHE, from the coding sequence ATGAGACTGAGCGAATTGGCGGGCAAGGAAATGATCGACATGCAATCGGGAACGAAGATCGGGTCTCTTGGCGGGGCGGATCTGTGGGTGGATGAAGAGACGGGGCGCATCGATTCGATTCTGTTGGTGCCGGCCGGATTTTTTTCTAAGCGACGGGAGGAGACGGTGATTCCGTGGGATGCGATCGTGAAAATCGGGCCGGATATGATCATCCTCGATTCGGAATCCACTCCGCGAGTCACCAGACACAACGCCCATGAATAG
- the dpsA gene encoding dipicolinate synthase subunit DpsA: MLTGIKMAFVGGDARIIEVIKHASELDASIVLIGFDQLETPLPDTVKAALSPDVLSDVDAIVLPVSGMDDEGKVQAQYSSSPIVLEESHFEAMQRQTMVFTGIARKRLNELCQKRELRLFKLMELDEVAIHNSIPSAEGAIQFAMQNTDITLHGSNSVVLGFGRCGVTLARMLDGIGANVTVCARRAPDLARIEEMGLKALAMEDLLLAVKEAQILFNTVPAMILSAEVLAKVPKSCVIIDIASNPGGTDFRYAEKRGIKAILAPSLPGIVAPKTSGQILARTLCRLLWEHA, from the coding sequence ATGCTGACTGGGATCAAAATGGCGTTCGTCGGCGGAGACGCCCGCATCATCGAAGTGATCAAACATGCGAGTGAATTGGATGCGAGCATCGTCTTGATCGGCTTCGACCAACTTGAGACTCCGCTGCCGGACACGGTGAAGGCGGCGCTCTCCCCGGACGTATTGTCCGATGTGGATGCAATCGTACTTCCCGTTTCCGGGATGGATGACGAAGGCAAAGTGCAAGCACAATATTCTTCGAGTCCGATTGTCCTCGAGGAGTCTCATTTTGAAGCGATGCAACGCCAGACGATGGTCTTCACCGGCATCGCTCGCAAACGTCTGAACGAACTGTGCCAGAAACGGGAACTGCGGTTGTTCAAATTGATGGAGCTCGACGAAGTGGCGATTCACAACTCGATCCCCTCTGCAGAAGGGGCGATCCAGTTCGCGATGCAGAACACCGACATCACCCTGCATGGGTCGAATTCGGTCGTCCTCGGTTTCGGTCGCTGCGGCGTCACGCTGGCTCGGATGCTTGACGGCATCGGCGCGAACGTCACCGTCTGCGCACGACGGGCACCCGATCTGGCACGAATCGAAGAGATGGGATTGAAAGCCCTCGCGATGGAGGACCTATTACTCGCAGTCAAAGAGGCACAGATCCTCTTCAACACGGTGCCGGCGATGATCTTGTCGGCAGAAGTCCTTGCGAAGGTGCCGAAGTCTTGCGTAATTATCGACATTGCCTCCAATCCCGGTGGCACAGACTTCCGCTATGCAGAGAAACGGGGAATCAAGGCTATCCTTGCTCCAAGCTTGCCGGGCATCGTTGCGCCCAAAACATCCGGCCAGATTTTGGCACGTACCTTGTGCCGGCTGTTGTGGGAACACGCATAA
- a CDS encoding dipicolinate synthase subunit B yields the protein MDLKGKTVGFALTGSHCTYADVQPALEELVKIGARVIPILSYTVQSTSTRFAEADEWVATIERITGEKAIRSIPEAEPLGPSLLCDVVLIAPCTGNTLSKLANALTESPVLMAAKATLRNERPVVLSISTNDGLGLNMANLARLMATKNIFFVPFGQDDPVKKVNSLVARNEMIIPTLEAALEKKQIQPVLVEKWRDLQK from the coding sequence ATGGATCTCAAAGGAAAGACCGTAGGCTTTGCATTGACCGGTTCGCATTGCACGTATGCGGACGTCCAACCGGCCCTGGAAGAGCTGGTCAAGATCGGAGCGCGCGTCATTCCGATCCTCTCTTATACAGTGCAATCGACGAGCACTCGTTTCGCGGAAGCAGACGAATGGGTCGCAACGATTGAGAGAATCACGGGGGAGAAAGCCATCCGTTCGATCCCGGAAGCAGAACCGCTTGGACCTTCCTTGCTGTGTGACGTGGTGCTGATTGCACCGTGCACCGGCAACACGCTGAGCAAACTTGCCAACGCATTGACCGAGTCGCCGGTGTTGATGGCGGCGAAGGCTACGCTTCGCAATGAGCGGCCCGTCGTGCTGTCGATCTCGACCAACGACGGTTTGGGTCTGAACATGGCCAATTTGGCACGCTTGATGGCGACCAAGAACATCTTTTTCGTCCCGTTCGGGCAAGACGACCCGGTGAAGAAGGTCAACTCGTTGGTAGCGCGCAACGAGATGATCATCCCGACTTTGGAAGCCGCACTGGAGAAGAAACAAATCCAGCCGGTCCTGGTTGAAAAATGGCGGGATTTACAAAAATAA
- a CDS encoding aspartate-semialdehyde dehydrogenase, with protein sequence MEKKDRYNVAVVGATGAVGQKIIETLEKRNFPVGELKLLASARSAGQQVKFQGQMYTVEEARPEAFEGIDFALFSAGGSISEKLAPAAVEHGAVVIDNTSAFRMVPEVPLVVPEVNPHMIGQHQGIIANPNCSTIQMVVALKPLYDAYGIDRIIVSTYQAVSGAGQNAINDLLDQTRDILDGKQPEPKVLPVGSLPKKHQQAFNVIPQIDAFTDNGFTKEEMKMVNETRKIFGDPEIQVTPTTVRVPVLYGHSESVYLELKDSFDLEEVVQLLQTAPGVKVVDNPEAQEYPMAVTAEGSYDTYIGRIRRDLFHPRGLNLWIVSDNVLKGAAWNAVQIAEYMVKTR encoded by the coding sequence ATGGAGAAAAAGGATCGCTACAACGTCGCGGTGGTGGGAGCCACGGGCGCAGTCGGACAAAAAATCATCGAAACGCTGGAGAAACGCAACTTTCCGGTAGGCGAACTGAAACTGCTCGCGTCCGCGCGTTCCGCAGGGCAACAGGTGAAGTTTCAAGGCCAAATGTACACGGTCGAAGAAGCGCGTCCGGAGGCGTTTGAAGGCATTGACTTCGCCCTGTTCTCCGCTGGTGGCTCTATCAGTGAAAAATTGGCGCCCGCTGCCGTCGAACACGGCGCGGTCGTCATTGACAATACCTCGGCGTTCCGCATGGTGCCGGAAGTGCCGCTCGTCGTGCCTGAAGTCAACCCGCACATGATCGGTCAACACCAAGGCATCATCGCGAACCCGAACTGCTCCACCATCCAGATGGTCGTGGCCCTCAAGCCGCTCTACGATGCGTATGGCATCGACCGCATCATCGTTTCCACCTATCAAGCAGTCTCCGGGGCGGGTCAGAACGCGATCAACGACCTCCTCGATCAAACTCGTGACATTCTCGACGGCAAACAACCGGAGCCCAAAGTGCTCCCGGTCGGTTCGCTTCCGAAAAAACACCAACAGGCGTTCAACGTCATTCCGCAGATTGACGCCTTTACCGATAACGGTTTTACCAAGGAAGAAATGAAGATGGTCAACGAAACCCGCAAGATCTTCGGCGACCCGGAGATCCAAGTTACGCCGACCACCGTCCGCGTGCCGGTGCTCTATGGACACTCCGAGTCTGTATACCTTGAACTCAAGGATTCGTTTGACCTCGAAGAAGTGGTGCAATTGTTGCAAACGGCGCCGGGCGTAAAAGTCGTTGACAACCCGGAGGCTCAAGAATACCCGATGGCGGTTACCGCAGAGGGCTCCTACGACACGTACATTGGGCGCATTCGCCGCGACTTGTTCCACCCGCGCGGCCTGAATCTCTGGATCGTGTCTGACAACGTGCTCAAAGGCGCAGCTTGGAATGCGGTGCAAATCGCTGAGTATATGGTGAAAACCAGATAG